One genomic window of Erinaceus europaeus chromosome 19, mEriEur2.1, whole genome shotgun sequence includes the following:
- the LOC132534725 gene encoding alpha-1,3-mannosyl-glycoprotein 4-beta-N-acetylglucosaminyltransferase C-like, whose product MKCSLWKLSITIVTMVFSILCFIQENPFDTTSFLSLEEKKMVAWQRARMQTSPGRTNYLETFKEMQKNSELLKSMNASIFLGAPPVTKKLLTIGISMVPPPQDYHLVDTLQSLFFASTSSEQKHFIVLVHLAGLDPTRLDQMTSSLTVFFEPYLQARQLVVINTPLQSYLQKNGTDTPAHVAFYSKQNMDYAILMNFATNHSDYFLMIKDAVKCTPGFVTHIASTVSALKNKLWVTLEFSQLGFTGKLFRTKDLPQFVHFLLLFYQEMTCDCLLAHFHDLVQQEPIQFFPPLFRPIGNYSSFSGNFGNLKEKEFEENGTSSPSNPKASIYTNLKVANGSAVTSAYSLDKNFFSVREAEVGSHLTVVLDIPAEIFRVQVLTGSDLRENRLEEGQVELGYDSTNLVTDCDDYVLLGLLVDGTLNKEVLSCRSGKKVKCVRLLVTATSPSKVIIRNINLWVN is encoded by the exons ATGAAATGTTCCCTGTGGAAACTGAGCATTACTATTGTGACAATGGTGTTCTCAATTCTCTGTTTCATTCAAGAGAACCCCTTTGATACTACAAGTTTCCTGTCTCTG gaggaaaagaaaatggtaGCATGGCAGAGAGCTCGGATGCAAACCAGCCCTGGTAGAACAAACTACCTAGAAACCTTCAAAGAGATGCAGAAAAACTCAGAGCTACTCAAAAGCATGAATGCCAGTATTTTTCTTGGAGCCCCTCCTGTGACAAAAA AACTGCTGACCATAGGGATTTCCATGGTGCCGCCTCCCCAAGACTACCACCTCGTGGACACCCTGCAGTCGCTCTTCTTTGCTTCCACCTCATCTGAGCAGAAACACTTCATTGTTCTGGTGCATTTGGCAGGCCTTGACCCCACACGGCTTGATCAAATGACCTCCTCCCTTACAGTCTTCTTTGAACCATATCTCCAGGCCAGACAGCTGGTAGTGATCAATACTCCTCTTCAAAGCTACCTTCAGAAAAATGGGACTGACACCCCTGCCCATGTAGCTTTCTACTCTAAGCAAAACATGGATTATGCCATCCTCATGAACTTTGCTACCAACCACTCTGATTATTTCCTAATGATCAAAGATGCTGTGAAATGCACCCCTGGATTTGTCACCCACATAGCCAGCACGGTGTCTGCCTTGAAAAATAAGCTGTGGGTGACTCTGGAGTTCTCTCAGCTGGGCTTCACTGGGAAGCTCTTTCGTACTAAAGACCTGCCCCAATTTGTtcatttccttctcctcttctaccAGGAAATGACCTGTGACTGTCTTCTTGCCCACTTTCATGACCTCGTGCAACAAGAGCCAATCcaattcttccctcccctcttccggCCTATTGGCAACTATTCCTCCTTCAGTGGAAACTTTGGGAACCTCAAAGAGAAAGAGTTTGAGGAAAATGGCACTAGTTCTCCCAGCAACCCTAAGGCCTCCATCTACACTAACCTGAAGGTTGCCAACGGCTCTGCTGTCACAAGTGCCTACAGCTTGGATAAGAACTTCTTTTCTGTCAGGGAGGCTGAAGTTGGCAGCCACCTGACTGTGGTGCTGGATATACCTGCAGAAATATTCCGAGTTCAAGTGCTGACTGGCTCCGACCTACGAGAGAATCGGCTGGAAGAGGGCCAAGTAGAACTGGGCTATGATTCTACTAACCTGGTTACTGACTGTGATGACTATGTCCTGCTGGGGCTACTGGTAGATGGCACCCTGAACAAAGAGGTGTTATCTTGCAGGTCTGGGAAGAAAGTGAAGTGTGTACGGTTGCTGGTGACGGCCACTTCACCTTCTAAGGTAATAATCAGGAATATCAATCTCTGGGTTAACTGA